From Methanobrevibacter sp., a single genomic window includes:
- a CDS encoding S49 family peptidase, which yields MKSNNSKNTREMINMPSFKEIENENNPKNTIIKYLKEYHEKTGRNVIVYSSSFLTKENEEIYIDDFDKNGFMTMIKDLDKTIGLDLILHTPGGSIDATESIIDYLHAVFGDNIRAIVPQISMSGGTMIACSCKEIIMGKHSSLGPVDPQIGIFSAQNIIKEFELAKKEITEQPETIPFWTILLDKYPENMLIECENAIKWSEYILEKSLRYSMFKDGNQKKIDKIKYDLISGSTTKNHSQNLSAKKCKEIGLKIKYLEDDKELQDLILSIHHACISYFIHKNKDKLFVNQNGEYLAIKTE from the coding sequence ATGAAATCAAATAATTCTAAAAATACCAGAGAGATGATAAATATGCCATCATTTAAAGAAATTGAAAACGAAAATAATCCAAAAAATACAATAATTAAATATTTAAAAGAATATCATGAAAAAACCGGAAGAAATGTAATAGTATATAGCTCAAGTTTTCTGACAAAAGAAAATGAAGAAATTTACATTGATGATTTTGATAAAAACGGATTTATGACTATGATTAAAGATTTAGACAAAACAATTGGACTTGATTTAATATTACATACTCCTGGAGGATCTATTGATGCAACCGAATCTATTATTGATTATTTACATGCAGTATTCGGAGACAACATTAGAGCAATTGTACCTCAAATATCAATGTCTGGAGGAACAATGATAGCATGTTCATGTAAAGAAATAATAATGGGAAAACATTCTAGTTTAGGACCAGTAGATCCACAAATAGGAATATTTTCAGCTCAAAATATTATAAAAGAATTTGAATTAGCAAAAAAAGAAATTACCGAACAACCTGAAACAATTCCATTTTGGACAATATTATTAGACAAATATCCAGAAAATATGTTGATAGAATGTGAAAACGCCATAAAATGGTCAGAATATATACTTGAAAAATCTTTGAGGTATTCTATGTTTAAAGATGGAAATCAGAAAAAAATTGATAAAATTAAATACGATTTAATAAGTGGTTCAACAACAAAAAATCATTCACAGAATTTATCTGCTAAAAAATGTAAAGAAATCGGATTAAAAATTAAATATCTTGAAGATGATAAAGAACTACAAGATTTAATTTTATCAATTCATCATGCTTGTATCAGCTATTTTATCCATAAAAACAAAGATAAACTTTTTGTTAACCAAAATGGAGAATATTTAGCTATTAAAACTGA